CCAAACCCCTAAAAACCCAAACCCCCCTCAACCTTATAATGGAACTGCAAGCTCGAGTTCTCTGACTCCACCCCTCACATCGTTGTCATCACCTCTGGCAAGGGCGATGTGGGCAAGACCACCACCACTGCCAACATCGACCTCTCCATCACCAGCTTTGGCTTCTCTGTCGTCGCCATCGACGATAACATCGACCTTCGCAACCTTGACCTCCTCCTTGGCCTCGAGAACTACGTCAACTACATCATGATCAAGGTCCTCAATGGGGACCAAGGAGTGGTTAGTGACAACAGCATGAGTGTGAAGGGTGGGTGGCAGGATTTGCTGCAATGGCGTAGCATGATAGACTTTAGATTCTGCAAGTGGAGGAGGGGGAGCACTAGGGGCTCTTTTGAAACGCACGTGACCTATTCTGGTGCGGCCTAGAAGCGAAATGACCTTCTCGAACTTAAAGATAGTCACGTCAGTGACAACTTTGTAGTTAGTGTCGATGTTTTCCATGGAAGACTTTGAGTTTGAGGTTGAATTAGATGTTGTTTGGAATTGTTATTGGGTTTGAGACAACAACTTGATGAGTTTCTCGACACTCTCTAGCTCCGATGCAGCTTCACGAACCACATTCTCTTCCGTGAAATTGCCGTTTCAATATTCCATCATGAGCTCCACAACCATACTTGCGTCAAAGACAAAGAAAGTCATAGGCCCAGTCAAATGAtaccaaataaaattaataaattttttccatGAAAGCACGTGCACCACACGTGGCATCACATGTCGCATGTCAACGTGTCCAGTTAACGACCACGTAAGCAGTTAACGAATTCTGATTTACGACAGGGACcttgaataaaacttttaaGATATTAAGGACCTGATTCgaagaataaatatattaggAACCAAATGTCAAAAACGGATATATATCaaggaccaaaaacatatttaagactAATAGAAAATCAAACAAGATCTTGAAATCAATGATTCTCACAATTAGTAGATAAataatgtgtacctttctccataatGATACACTCTTTGATGCACTTTGATTTCATTGAAAGGAAGAAAtaagatttctctttctttaattCTTCTTGTGTTTCTCTCTATCTTTCA
The genomic region above belongs to Glycine max cultivar Williams 82 chromosome 14, Glycine_max_v4.0, whole genome shotgun sequence and contains:
- the LOC102669638 gene encoding probable WRKY transcription factor 17, translating into MENIDTNYKVVTDVTIFKFEKVISLLGRTRIGHVRFKRAPSAPPPPLAESKVYHATPLQQILPPTLHTHAVVTNHSLVPIEDLDHDVVDVVLEAKEEVKVAKVDVIVDGDDREAKAGDGEVDVGSGGGLAHIALARGDDNDVRGGVRELELAVPL